The proteins below come from a single Salvelinus alpinus chromosome 18, SLU_Salpinus.1, whole genome shotgun sequence genomic window:
- the cfap53 gene encoding cilia- and flagella-associated protein 53 — MLASQTRNKPQCREFTGPTPHSVAVRARFPSSRPPDYLILERRKQEEARDKVLEFTKYQNTCDLKTRWEKNSDRRIVLGTIERRVKDAIGQYQMTINERRERLHDMLGAEEKELLREMETKKETVLERQAKMRERAKLLRERRESERLSVVEDKLEQQFRERSEELRAEQTRRRQDEICTERAAQLCTRQVTQRQKEEEEQLFAQLWESDRRAKEEREGQDAQRQRQSNLQQLAYLRVQMEAAEQQREQAKQLKEEEALLLREQREMLHLEEQRERRQKLQGQESRRRLLDHSLRLKMKRQAREQQDELALDMSMLEHLLTEERDEKQGKVTRKLELREEQSRYQQYLADQLEEQKRQEVETEQLIEAELKQTWARRAEQCHKEKHARDRLMKDVMDTRRLQIQEKLDLNKQKQAQLAEERDELNKTIQENQLLDEREKTRLRQGCQEFQADLLAQMMYQQQLRDEGRSQTEQEHQQGLVYQEQYNRKMQEILSRPTSHTRAVHPFRRTSSTNPQGQFSLE, encoded by the exons ATGTTGGCCAGTCAGACTAGAAATAAACCACAATGTCGCGAGTTTACGGGACCAACACCTCATTCAGTGGCGGTG AGGGCGAGGTTCCCATCATCCAGGCCTCCAGACTACCTCATCCTGGAGAGAAGGAAACAGGAGGAGGCCCGGGACAAGGTGTTGGAGTTCACCAAGTACCAGAACACCTGTGACCTTAAGACGCGCTGGGAGAAGAACTCTGACCGGCGCATTGTGTTGGGAACCATTGAGAGACGGGTCAAAGATGCCATTGGGCAGTATCAGATGACCAtcaatgagaggagggagag ACTGCATGATATGTTGGGGGCAGAGGAGAAGGAACTGCTGAGAGAAATGGAGACCAAAAAGGAGACAGTGCTGGAGAGACAAGCCAAGATGCGAGAGAGAGCCAAGTTACtgcgagagaggagggagagtgaaagGCTAAGTGTGGTTGAAGACAAGCTTGAACAGCAATTCAG AGAGCGGAGTGAGGAGCTCCGGGCTGAACAGACTCGACGCAGGCAGGACGAAATTTGCACAGAGCGGGCTGCGCAGCTATGTACACGGCAGGTGACGCAGcgacagaaagaggaggaggagcagctcTTTGCTCAGCTGTGGGAGAGCGACCGGCGAGCCAAGGAGGAGCGGGAGGGCCAGGATGCGCAGAGGCAACGCCAGAGTAACTTGCAGCAGCTGGCCTACCTGCGTGTTCAGATGGAGGCTGCcgagcagcagagagaacaggccAAGCAGCTCAAAGAGGAAGAGGCCCTGCTACTG agggagcagagagagatgctgcatctggaggagcagagagagcgcCGTCAGAAGCTCCAGGGTCAGGAGAGCCGGCGCAGGCTGCTCGACCACTCTCTGAGGCTGAAAATGAAGCGCCAGGCCAGGGAGCAGCAGGACGAGCTGGCCCTGGACATGAGCATGCTCGAGCATCTGCTgacggaggagagagatgagaaacaGGGCAAGGTCACGAGGAAG cTTGAGCTGCGAGAGGAGCAGAGTAGGTACCAGCAGTACCTGGCCGATCAGCTTGAGGAACAGAAGAGACAGGAGGTGGAGACAGAGCAGCTGATCGAGGCAGAGCTAAAGCAGACCTGGGCCCGGAGGGCAGAGCAGTGTCACAAAGAGAAACACGCCAGGGATAGGCTGATGAAGGATGTGATGGACACACGCCGCCTGCAGATCCAGGAGAAAT TGGATTTGAACAAGCAGAAACAGGCTCAGCTGGCCGAGGAGAGAGACGAGCTAAACAAAACCATACAGGAGAACCAACTgctagatgagagagagaaaactcG TCTGAGACAGGGCTGTCAGGAGTTCCAGGCAGACCTGCTGGCCCAGATGATGTACCAGCAGCAGTTGCGTGATGAGGGGAGATCTCAGACAGAGCAGGAGCACCAGCAAGGCCTGGTCTACCAGGAGCAGTACAACAGAAAGATGCAGGAGATCCTCTCCAGGCCTACCTCACACACCAGGGCTGTCCACCCCTTCAGGAGAACCTCTTCCACTAACCCACAGGGACAGTTTAGCTTGGAGTAA